GAGTCATGCCTCGAGATACCTGAAGATCGATCAACGCGGGGGTACACGAGCCGATGACCGCTGCGCGATCGTCGGCGGTCACAGCCGTCGGTTTACATACGGTGGTAAATACACACCTTCCTTCCTTGTGTGGCGCGTATGCGAGTTATCCGAAAGCCGGAACGGCGATCTCTCTCCTCGATCGGTGAACCACCGTGGCAATCACCGTGTATGTGTGctcgtgtgcgtgtgtgcgtgtgtgtatcaCCAGAAAAAATCCACCAGAAAAAAATGCACTCcgaaatttctctctctcggttGTCGTACACTCGCGCACAGTTCGCTCGCGAAAAGTTTTCCgcgttctttttctctctctccttctcccccAATATTCGAACGTACTCTCTTCTTCGAAAGAGCAAACGCACGTCGGCGGGCGCGTGCGTGCACGCCTCGCTTCTGCGTCCGTTGGCGAGTTcacgtttctctctttcgccgCGCGTGAACCGGCGTAAACCAAGCCGAGATCTGCGCCAATGCCTCAGCGGTGGCCACGGACTTGCTCCTCGCTCGCTTCGGGCTTCGGGCCGCTTCACGCGCCAGCCCTTCTCCTCCACTCGCCCTCGACGTTCTTTCTCCCTCCCGTTCGCCAGACGCGCGTTCCCCACCCCATCAAAAGACGGGTTCCCCCACTCTGCCGCCTGACGAACGAGTTTCCTCTTCCCCCTCCTGCCCCTGGCGAACGAGTTTCCCCACTCCACGTGGCAAACACGTTTCATCGGATATGCTTGTGATATGCTGCAGGGTCCTTGGGCTTTTGTTTATCGCTCATTTTAGGcagttttctttcatttttatcttttcttgtATAACAGATTTTGAATTGGCAAGAGCGCAGCAAGGAATCGTAATTTAATGTTGAAACTGACTTCTGTTTTGGTTATATTTGCTTCAATATatcaaatacaatttatgtcatggaaataaaatttataattaaacaaatgcaTTTAAACAAACagttttatatcttaattattttgctgCCAATGAGTGGTccttactaaaatttttatagatttacatTTATGCAAAGGTTtacaatgtcagcaggagtaatggtatatccacacaaacttgcataagcgcataagcatatgcataagaaaattgattggtcTACAGGcacttacataagaaaataaaccAATCGAATTCCTTATGCATATGcttatgcgcttatgcaagttgtgtggatataccattactcctgctgacattgtagGCCGTGtattaaattgcaatatttagcaaaatattaattttaaagtttgaaaacagtggacattattattaaaaatatgtaacatttttttgcgttagtagaaaaaatatcaaatatttttaataaaaaattaagatataagttaataaaaacatcACTGGATCATAAAACATAAgaccggatctacaataggtgtagtaagccttatgccaccaagaaattgaccaattataatcgaatatgagaagaataatcgaaaataattggttaattccttatggcataaggcttactacacctattgtagatatCCGGGTTAAAGGCACAAGAATGGACAAGAACTAAAATCACTGAGCGCTCCGTCTGCTTGAAGGCGCCCATTACTATATATGGTATACTCAATCTATCTATAACAACCATGTCTATGGTTGAGCCATTCATGCTACGAGCTTCACAGCCTTGACGGCTCGATACGTTGTAGTTTATGGACTTTATAATTGCTGTTTATGGTTATGTagatatatctataataaGTGCACGtggatttaatttttcaatgtttataaaatactaatttaacAAGATTATTGTTAATGTAATGGCTAACGTCAAcgttcttaataatattatatctacaCTTGATAGTATTCGATCGTTGGAACGGTTGGaacaaataagaaagtaaGTAAGATAGTACATTTCAGTATTTAAcctttataaatttcataacaaaaatttatacattaggtacaaaaaagtttgaaacaaattaaaactatttttctgGAAAGGATGAGAGAAATttgttttgaatataattttttcaattttagtgGGAAAAGTAAAGTTGACATAACAGCTCTTACCAAAAATGTTTATGATTTCACCAAGGAACAATCCTGTAAAGATGggaatttttatagaaatacaaATGCATTACCAGAATTAGTCACTGAAGGCTTTGATGAGGAGCAAATTTGGCAGCAGTTAGAACTGCAGAATGAAGGCGAGATAGCATACTTTTGTAAGATTTTAACAAGTTTATCTGGAAGTGAAAGGCTGATGGTCCCAATAAGCTCTAGGAAACCTGAACTTGTACAGAttgaaaatgataatttagACAAAGAAGATGAAGGCATGTCTGATGAGAAAGACTCAGAAGAGGTTATAAGAACTAAAAGTAattcaaagaagaaaaaacgtaataagtcctccattgtagatgacaaatttttcaagttgCAAGAATTGGACGAATATTTGACtaaggaagaaagaaaagagaagcaAGGAGAGGACAATACTGGATCTGATGATGACTCTCTAGATTTATTTAACGATATTTCTGAAGATGAAGATGGAGATAATGCTGAAAAGAAATACTTAAAGTACACAGATTTCTTTGATAGTCCTGAAAGTGAGAATGAACGAGTTGGCGAAAGCAAAAATTCAGATCATAGTGATAGTTTTATGGATTCTGAAGAAGAAGGATTAGAGAACGAAGAAACAGATCTCGATGAAGATAATGAAGATCAAATggtaaacaaaaaagtaaggTTTAATCTTACCAATGACTCTGATGAGACAGATAGCTTAGAAAATAAAGCAGATCATAATAAAGATAAGGAAGAAAAGATCAAAGAAGATCTACAGCCAAAATCTACTTTGGAGGCTCGTCAAGAGAGACTGCAAATGAGAATTAATCAACTGGAGGAGGAAGCTATTAGTGAGAAGCCATGGCAATTGAAGGGCGAAGTGAGTGGTCCAAGTCGACCACAGAATTCTTTGCTGGAAGAATTTGTGGTTGTCGATATAAACACAAGGCCAGCTCCCGTAATCACCGATGAGACCACTATGAAGCTGGAAGATATAATTAAGCAGCGAATTAAGGATAAGGTTTGGGACGACGTCGAGAAGAAATTCAAACCAGTTGAAACACCATtggaatataagaaaaaattgatactAGATCAAGAAAAGAGCAAGGAAAGTTTATCACAAATTTACGAAAAAGAATACCTAAGACAAAAGCAAGCATTAGATCCAGAGAATAATGAAGAAAAGGAAGTAATGCCACAGTTGCATAATGAAATTCGACAAATGATGCGTTCTCTGATGTCCAAATTGGATGCGTTAGCTAATTATCATTATACTCCCAAAATGGTaatgtttttcataatttatattaaaagtaaatgaaaacttatataaatatgatatttaacCCTTTGTGATCATCTAGCATCCAATAGAATTTCTAAAAAGCTTTGTATCTAAgctattatttgaaaattagattttttttctcatattaaaatcaaaattacatcCACTACTAGATAGaacaatatttcaagtttatttcaatattttcttttaaaataatgaaaacttaTTATGGCAAATAAGAATGTGGGCTGGGATCCATTATATCCCAGAGAGATTGGTACAGAACTTTTCAGAAGCGTGACCACGAAGGGTTAATGATGTTTGGAGTGGAATGACTATTAACAagtgcattatttattttaaaagaagttttAAAGTAAAAGCTATCCTTGCAgtttgtataaatacttttctaCATTcgttacaaaatgtttatgtttTGTGATACTCTTAATTGTtttcaacatttataatatgatttcTGTTTTAGGCTAAACCAGAGATTAAAATCATTAGCAATATGCCTGCAGTTAATATGGAAGAGGTGGCACCTGTCGCGACCACTGATGCTACTCTATTAGCAcctgaagaaattaaaagtatttatcatattatatttaatacggCTATTgttaatctaataatatactattttttaatttttcttaaaattcttatttccAGCCAAACAACGCGGCGATCTTATTGGTAAATCAGAACGAACAAAAACTGACATGAAGCGCGAGAGAAGACGAAAGAAGTCAAGGCAGCGAGCCAAACAGCAGGCAATGGAAAAGAAAGACAAATTGCAATCAGGAATCGCTAAAAAGTACAAggataagaaagaaaaggCTGCGTTGCttaagaaagtaattaaagataaaaacgttacaaaattaaatgaatcTACGCACAAAGTCGCGAAGTCCTCAACTGCATTTTTTACGCAGTTACAAgatcaagtaaaaaataagattaaaattaaaaaagataatgtgTCCAAGAAAAAGGACGTTGTTTCAGCCGTAAAActgaaattataatgttatttattattttaaatttatttaagaataaaatgaaaatttttgttatatttttcattgtgCCCTATGAagaattctatatatattgtttgcttattacctttttttctattatcattaattacaATCATAAAAAGAAACGCAACTaacgaaaattattaaaaacctTACAGCAATGTAAGTTCTTTGCACTCTGCGTAATGTAAGATACATATGtacactaaaaatattttttatagcttTATTGCATGATATACGTATGCATTTCTAACATCCTTTGCTCTTTAAATCATATTAATcgcgttttttttcttgcgGCGCTATAATACGTGGATATTGTGCAAAGGAATATGTAACAGTGGATAAGGGATTTGTGAagtaatctctttttttttttgatagaGACAAAATTCATACTTAACATtcgcatataaatattgatgcCTGCATCAGGCCCAATATATTAGTTATTGTCAAAAATGGTGGTACTATTCTCGTCACGATGTAggatgattaaaaaaaatcatgcgTATATGTATAGTCCATATATTAGTGAAAAATGTTCCCAATTCATCATGATATGCTGCAATTTCGTTTCAATGTGCTCGTCAAAATTTGCTAAAACACGTACAAACGCGCTAAGTCACACGTGGTTACttataaatgcaattattcgtatgtgtaacattatctatattttttttctttaagaataTCTAAAAACGGTGTCTTGCACAGAGAAGCAAAGGTGGATTACACAGTTTCTTTGTACATTGTCAATGTCTCGAACGATTTTTTGTCGCGTGTTGGTTTATGATTGCActgtttataattacaaagatctaaattaaaataattaagctaACCTTACAAATCTAACGATAAGCTGGTATTAAAATTACCGTGATTTGTGTATAGATTTTTGATTgagaagttttttaaaaatactttttcttattgtttaGAGTACACTTctgttattttcatttttctttttcttcgttaaatatttatcgaatCGCATGATACTTCAGATAAAATTgtcatgaaaattaaaattacgtcactttatttatttgtataataagcaCAGATGCTTACATATGTTTAGAATACATGTAATAAGGCCATGAATATTCATCTACAGGCCCTTCACTACTCAATCAACTTTATGAAGAACCGCCACCACGAGCAGATTTGATAAAattggaattaattttttaaatttaattccagATTCATTAAAGTGCAatcatttaaatcattataagCATTCGAAAGCATTCATCGGTTATTAGCATCTTCATCGGTTgcgcatttaattttaaatgtaaaatttataaatgtaaaactttgttttatatttagtaGCTTATGCCAAATGTAAATATAGCCCATCTGTGCGTATTATTCATTTCGAGCACTAATCAATAATCGTCATAAAGGTACAGTCGCCCTTGatgttttaatgatattttcgCAGCGAAATCATGCTCATCTCTATTTGGATAATTACCTCAAACAAATGGAGCGCATGTCGCGACGATCGTAACTCCATAGCATCTGATACCCATGACAATGAATCAAAAATCTCGGTTAtaatatacgtatgtatatgtaaataatccGGTAGACTAGGCTGTCCTAATCCCAGTGCGATCGTTTTTGCATAAAGTCTATATATGCGGTGCTAAATTGTTAAATCGCGCTTCTCCTTTCTTCGTGAACGATTCTCCGGATGTTGACGGTGAGGGTGCACATTGCGATGCCCAGATCCCCAAAGTGGTATCGAACAACCGGGGAAAGCCTCGAAGAGAGAGAATTCCTCTAAAGCAGAAGCTGCTTTTCAGAGGCGTGTCGCCTATCTCGTTGCTACTCGAAATTAGTGTTGAACATGTTCAGTTCCTCGAAACCGGACGAGCCGCCCTGATCTTGTAACATCTGCAGCATGTCGGACAACTCTTGCGGCTGTGTGCCGGGTCCGGCCTGTCCAGGATGTGGTGGTTGTGCTTGTGCGGACACCTGAGCGCCGGTCTGTCCGTCCGGTTGCTGCGTCTGATGCTGTTGACTCTGCCAACCCCACATACCTAATGACAAATTTGcacgtttaattatttacattttcgtATAGCATCTAGagaacataataaaacaaagtaCGTCGGAAGACTAACCAGGATTATTAGGCACTGTTGTGACTGCATGATATTGCTGGGTAGCCGGTGTTCTAGCGCCGCTACTGAGCTGAGTGTACGTCGGTCCGCTTGGTGATCTCGATGGACTTAATTGACTGTATTGGTAACCTTCTGTCACAGGTTGCTgttaaaaaaacgtaattgacgttttaacatttatgactttttaaatctactgaaaaattgaagaattaagCGAATTACCTGTCTTCCAATTGCCCATCCTTGTGGAGTTGGAGATGTATTTGCCGGCTTCTGAATCCTACTTAAAACCGACGAAGACGCGCTTTGCTGTCCAGGTGACCCATAAGCTATCGGTGATTGCGTCGTCTCATAGTTCTGATATACGTTTTGTGTGCTGGACGGCCTCGGTTGTTGCGGACCTGCAAATGACGTATATGCACTACTGGTCATATCGTCTTCGGAAACGGAGACGAGGCCATATAAATAGAGAAGAAGAAGCGGAAGatgtgtatttaatatttgatgttTGATATGCAAGAAATAATAGAGGAAATATGTAGTAATTGTCTTACTGGCTGTAGCTACAGTGGCTGGATGTTGCATCATGTGATGCGCGGAATAGAGTGGATCCCTGGCAGGATGTCTTTGAAGGGAATAGTCTATACCAGGTTGTCCATACGCAGGTACAGCTTCGTTCTCCGTTTGACCGTCGCTACTAGGATGAAACGATCTGGAATAAAcatgtgaatatttttttccatacgAAACAGAAGAAcaagatataaaattcttactttGCATGTGTGTTTGTGAAGACGATGTATTCAACGTCCTCGTTGAACGGATTTAAGAATGCAAATGCTGACGTTCTCAACCACACCCAGTCGCGATTTTTAGCTCGAAATCTGTACATCACAGACACAACTTGTCCTTTCAGCTTCAATACTAAAAAGCGAGccataattaataacatgattaataacattaacgaaacatttaaaaatgtaagacGTATGGAGCTTTACCTTGTTCAAAACTTTCCCGCATATGTGTCAGATCTTCCGGATGATAAAATTCGTAGCAAGGATGACCTAAGAGTTCCGATGGACTATACCCCAAAATTCCACCGACTCTTTGATCCACAAAGGTAAATTTACCTTCTGCAGAGTGACGtgatataaattctataacaTCAGAAACATGATTTATGACAGAAACTAGTTTTTGTCTGTGCTGTTATATGAATAAAACGAATATCAATTTgaggaatttttaaattaaatcgttaATAGGGCGATACTTACCGCTATTGCTATTGGAACCTGCTAAGTCGCTACTATTTGGTGTGCTAGTGACCTGCAATCGCCCAATGGCGACAAGGCAGCAATGCGTGGAAGCATTTTCATCCGTAACCACACCGTCTGGACCAGTTTGAACACCGCCTCTGTCACCTAGACCCACACCTGGTACACATGGGGGAACAAAATCACCTACAGCGTAAAATCATGAATCAGTCCATGATTTCCCGTTGATCGGCTTAAAAAAATCGTCttatatactaaaatttactGCTAAAAATCTAATACTGATTTCACACATCAAACACATAAGTTCGTGTTAAATTTgtgttgcaataaaatattaaaatgttagaatactatttttaaaaatcgataTTGCGCGTATAAGTCTTAAGGTTCGAAAGTTGCAAAGCGATTTATTACATCTCTATCGCATTTAATGTGTGCAAGAAgctgtatcttttttttttcaaagtaacCGATAAGATTGAATTAATCAGCGGTTGTCACAAAGCTATCGATGGAACAAAGAGAGTTACGCACGTGATCatgaatattaaacaaatatgttAACAGCCGAGAACTACTCGCCACAATTCTTAATGGTGACGACTTTCCATTCAGCGGTTAAATGAGTACACCGAAGAGACCGGAAAACGTACAATAAGCAGTAAGGAAAGTTTCTGataagattcttttttttcttaaattaattagatttatcGTTTGAATGTGCAAATTCATCGTTTTTCTGCGCTTTAAAACGGATCGAAAGTAAATATAACACGTTCAATTATGaatacgaaatatttaatgaaagatGCAGAATCGAAAAATTCAGTCACGGCAACTCGAGGCGGTTCTTAATTTACAGTACACACGTGGCATACGCGTTGTTCCGTCGTGTTCCAGGAACGGTTCGTTCGTATTCCTCGGACGCGACGTCTCCCCCGCTTTAAAATAGAAAGCTGGGGCCCGCTGTATGTCGCGCTCACGGACATAGGAAATACTTGGACGGTTTGGGCCTAGCATATTATTGCCGCGAAGTTGAAGCTCAAGGGGTAGAATATAATTACGCCAAGTGATGGATAGAGATGTATGATTTTacgatttattattagtactgtgacttttttttcttgaattgcAACACGATATGCAATTGGATTTGTAatcataaaatcatatttgcGAAAGAGATTTCCCAAGATTGAGCAAGATAgcagcaaaaaatatttcggataaatattttgatcaaATGAGACAAAGTCGAtgtgtgtattataataatttaaaaacggatgtataggaaataaaaaaaactgagtatatattattaatatcaataaataaacgcATGGAAAAACGTCGATTGTAtcaactattaaaaaaaaaatttatacaaaagacAGATCGCATAAAAAACAATGACTTTCTCTCATTCCTCAGAGTGCCTTCCAATGACAATtagaatttcgaaaaacagAATTTCTGCAATGGATTTTAATTAGTTGAGTCTCGTTCCATTACTTTTCTGAGATTTCGTTCATGGAAGTTTCGACTGTCATAGACGGCACTCTCCGATGGCAGAAGGTTTCACTCTCCcggtttaaaataatattttatgctgAGTCCAAGTTTCCTACGTCTCTCCATGATCACGCccgagggaaaaaaaaagaagtcatTAATCAGAGTGGTGGCACATCGTCAACAATCTTGCGTGCGGCAATCTTAACTCAGCATAGATGATGAAATCTATGTCAAACTCACCAGTGGGTGGCCAATTTTTGATGTATCCGGTGCAGTGTACCACCGCGTAATTCTGGCCGTCCCGTGCCGGCGGTCCCAGGGAATTCCTATGCTTCATACGATGCAGCCCGTGTGCCGCTGCCATGTCGCCCGTGGTCTGCAGATTCCCGACTTTCATGCGGCAGATGAAGCCTCTTCTTGAACCCATGCATAGTCTCATCGAGGCTGTAATCAGAAAGGCAATTGTTTTATCccgtgaatatatttttcccgAGAATGCAAATATCGGTTATCTTTAATAACGCATTCTAAGAAACGTGAATAACATGATTTAGTAATAAATAGtctaatgtatatataataagataatttaacagtggaataataatgtaataagatAGCTCGATGAGATAAAACTCTGAAGAATTATTGAACGATCGATcgattcgttttttttttctttacttacatttctgtatatttttacatttaatttccgAAGAGCCATTGCGGATCATTGTTACCGGCACGTATTTACATGGATCTTTTTTACATCGATCTTCCAACGGGCAGTTGTGACTTATTGTCAGCGGCACATACTTACATTGACCTTCCTTCTTGACCGTTCCGGTCTTGAGGTCCAATACTCGGCCACCGTGCTGCGGCTCCGCCGCGCTAAGCTGCTCCCGCACCTTCTCGGTATCGTCGGGATGAACTTGCGAGTAGAGACTGGTACCGTACCAGTCGTTCTGAGTGTAGTTCAACAC
This genomic stretch from Monomorium pharaonis isolate MP-MQ-018 chromosome 4, ASM1337386v2, whole genome shotgun sequence harbors:
- the LOC105833458 gene encoding U3 small nucleolar ribonucleoprotein protein MPP10 gives rise to the protein MANVNVLNNIISTLDSIRSLERLEQIRNGKSKVDITALTKNVYDFTKEQSCKDGNFYRNTNALPELVTEGFDEEQIWQQLELQNEGEIAYFCKILTSLSGSERLMVPISSRKPELVQIENDNLDKEDEGMSDEKDSEEVIRTKSNSKKKKRNKSSIVDDKFFKLQELDEYLTKEERKEKQGEDNTGSDDDSLDLFNDISEDEDGDNAEKKYLKYTDFFDSPESENERVGESKNSDHSDSFMDSEEEGLENEETDLDEDNEDQMVNKKVRFNLTNDSDETDSLENKADHNKDKEEKIKEDLQPKSTLEARQERLQMRINQLEEEAISEKPWQLKGEVSGPSRPQNSLLEEFVVVDINTRPAPVITDETTMKLEDIIKQRIKDKVWDDVEKKFKPVETPLEYKKKLILDQEKSKESLSQIYEKEYLRQKQALDPENNEEKEVMPQLHNEIRQMMRSLMSKLDALANYHYTPKMAKPEIKIISNMPAVNMEEVAPVATTDATLLAPEEIKTKQRGDLIGKSERTKTDMKRERRRKKSRQRAKQQAMEKKDKLQSGIAKKYKDKKEKAALLKKVIKDKNVTKLNESTHKVAKSSTAFFTQLQDQVKNKIKIKKDNVSKKKDVVSAVKLKL
- the LOC105833459 gene encoding aryl hydrocarbon receptor nuclear translocator homolog isoform X4, whose amino-acid sequence is MFTVSSIAHSIPGSDPSKMAQKRSAVHIGSDEDDPSGCKYRRLDDDNVQDKERFASRENHCEIERRRRNKMTAYITELSDMVPTCSALARKPDKLTILRMAVAHMKALRGTGNTATDNAYKPSFLTDQELKHLILEAADGFLFVVSCDTGRIIYVSDSVAPVLNYTQNDWYGTSLYSQVHPDDTEKVREQLSAAEPQHGGRVLDLKTGTVKKEGQSSMRLCMGSRRGFICRMKVGNLQTTGDMAAAHGLHRMKHRNSLGPPARDGQNYAVVHCTGYIKNWPPTGDFVPPCVPGVGLGDRGGVQTGPDGVVTDENASTHCCLVAIGRLQVTSTPNSSDLAGSNSNSEFISRHSAEGKFTFVDQRVGGILGYSPSELLGHPCYEFYHPEDLTHMRESFEQVLKLKGQVVSVMYRFRAKNRDWVWLRTSAFAFLNPFNEDVEYIVFTNTHAKSFHPSSDGQTENEAVPAYGQPGIDYSLQRHPARDPLYSAHHMMQHPATVATASPQQPRPSSTQNVYQNYETTQSPIAYGSPGQQSASSSVLSRIQKPANTSPTPQGWAIGRQQPVTEGYQYSQLSPSRSPSGPTYTQLSSGARTPATQQYHAVTTVPNNPGMWGWQSQQHQTQQPDGQTGAQVSAQAQPPHPGQAGPGTQPQELSDMLQMLQDQGGSSGFEELNMFNTNFE
- the LOC105833459 gene encoding aryl hydrocarbon receptor nuclear translocator homolog isoform X1, yielding MYGGGSAGSAGCYGVGLGPGPSHYAPPSATVGYQLGPPPPPPPPACPVTAGSQLLSYGPDLSPHHIQQGHTETQSKRRRSDEDDPSGCKYRRLDDDNVQDKERFASRENHCEIERRRRNKMTAYITELSDMVPTCSALARKPDKLTILRMAVAHMKALRGTGNTATDNAYKPSFLTDQELKHLILEAADGFLFVVSCDTGRIIYVSDSVAPVLNYTQNDWYGTSLYSQVHPDDTEKVREQLSAAEPQHGGRVLDLKTGTVKKEGQSSMRLCMGSRRGFICRMKVGNLQTTGDMAAAHGLHRMKHRNSLGPPARDGQNYAVVHCTGYIKNWPPTGDFVPPCVPGVGLGDRGGVQTGPDGVVTDENASTHCCLVAIGRLQVTSTPNSSDLAGSNSNSEFISRHSAEGKFTFVDQRVGGILGYSPSELLGHPCYEFYHPEDLTHMRESFEQVLKLKGQVVSVMYRFRAKNRDWVWLRTSAFAFLNPFNEDVEYIVFTNTHAKSFHPSSDGQTENEAVPAYGQPGIDYSLQRHPARDPLYSAHHMMQHPATVATASPQQPRPSSTQNVYQNYETTQSPIAYGSPGQQSASSSVLSRIQKPANTSPTPQGWAIGRQQPVTEGYQYSQLSPSRSPSGPTYTQLSSGARTPATQQYHAVTTVPNNPGMWGWQSQQHQTQQPDGQTGAQVSAQAQPPHPGQAGPGTQPQELSDMLQMLQDQGGSSGFEELNMFNTNFE
- the LOC105833459 gene encoding aryl hydrocarbon receptor nuclear translocator homolog isoform X2 → MYGGGSAGSAGCYGVGLGPGPSHYAPPSATVGYQLGPPPPPPPPACPVTAGSQLLSYGPDLSPHHIQQGHTETQSKRRRSDEDDPSGCKYRRLDDDNVQDKERFASRENHCEIERRRRNKMTAYITELSDMVPTCSALARKPDKLTILRMAVAHMKALRGTGNTATDNAYKPSFLTDQELKHLILEAADGFLFVVSCDTGRIIYVSDSVAPVLNYTQNDWYGTSLYSQVHPDDTEKVREQLSAAEPQHGGRVLDLKTGTVKKEGQSSMRLCMGSRRGFICRMKVGNLQTTGDMAAAHGLHRMKHRNSLGPPARDGQNYAVVHCTGYIKNWPPTGVGLGDRGGVQTGPDGVVTDENASTHCCLVAIGRLQVTSTPNSSDLAGSNSNSEFISRHSAEGKFTFVDQRVGGILGYSPSELLGHPCYEFYHPEDLTHMRESFEQVLKLKGQVVSVMYRFRAKNRDWVWLRTSAFAFLNPFNEDVEYIVFTNTHAKSFHPSSDGQTENEAVPAYGQPGIDYSLQRHPARDPLYSAHHMMQHPATVATASPQQPRPSSTQNVYQNYETTQSPIAYGSPGQQSASSSVLSRIQKPANTSPTPQGWAIGRQQPVTEGYQYSQLSPSRSPSGPTYTQLSSGARTPATQQYHAVTTVPNNPGMWGWQSQQHQTQQPDGQTGAQVSAQAQPPHPGQAGPGTQPQELSDMLQMLQDQGGSSGFEELNMFNTNFE
- the LOC105833459 gene encoding aryl hydrocarbon receptor nuclear translocator homolog isoform X3 yields the protein MYGGGSAGSAGCYGVGLGPGPSHYAPPSATVGYQLGPPPPPPPPACPVTAGSQLLSYGPDLSPHHIQQGHTETQSKRRRSDEDDPSGCKYRRLDDDNVQDKERFASRENHCEIERRRRNKMTAYITELSDMVPTCSALARKPDKLTILRMAVAHMKALRGTGNTATDNAYKPSFLTDQELKHLILEAADGFLFVVSCDTGRIIYVSDSVAPVLNYTQNDWYGTSLYSQVHPDDTEKVREQLSAAEPQHGGRVLDLKTGTVKKEGQSSMRLCMGSRRGFICRMKVGNLQTTGDMAAAHGLHRMKHRNSLGPPARDGQNYAVVHCTGYIKNWPPTGDRGGVQTGPDGVVTDENASTHCCLVAIGRLQVTSTPNSSDLAGSNSNSEFISRHSAEGKFTFVDQRVGGILGYSPSELLGHPCYEFYHPEDLTHMRESFEQVLKLKGQVVSVMYRFRAKNRDWVWLRTSAFAFLNPFNEDVEYIVFTNTHAKSFHPSSDGQTENEAVPAYGQPGIDYSLQRHPARDPLYSAHHMMQHPATVATASPQQPRPSSTQNVYQNYETTQSPIAYGSPGQQSASSSVLSRIQKPANTSPTPQGWAIGRQQPVTEGYQYSQLSPSRSPSGPTYTQLSSGARTPATQQYHAVTTVPNNPGMWGWQSQQHQTQQPDGQTGAQVSAQAQPPHPGQAGPGTQPQELSDMLQMLQDQGGSSGFEELNMFNTNFE